In the genome of Ureibacillus sp. FSL W7-1570, the window TCGAAAAGAGGCTCTTTCCAAGTGCCCTTGATCAACAATTGATGCTGATTTTGATTTTTTTCATATTCCCATTGGACATCACGTAGAATAGTTTTAAACAATTCTTCTACAGTAAAGGTTTCATCATTATATTCAATTTCAAATTCGCGCAATGAGTAAGCATCAACCGTTAAACCGCTTTTCGCTTTTTCCGCCTGAGTATGTATGCCGGAAACCGCCTCTTTAATATCGCTGCATCCAGCTAGTAGAAAAATAAAAAATATGAGTGCAAAAAAACAATGCATTCTCCGCATTACCAACCCCCCAGTGATGGAACTACTGTTCATTATCATAATAGCGAAAAAATTCATCGTTGGATTAGAGGAATATGAAATTTCCGTTAAAATTCAATGAAATCAACTCTAATAGAAGGGAAGTTTTCATGAAAATCAATGATGAGTTGCTGGAAAAACTGGGAATTTATTTTGTCTATCATGATATTTATAACCGCTATGGGATTACTTTTGAATCGTTTGTGGACCGTTGGGTGAGGGGGATTTTGGATATATAAAAAAACGCTAGGCTGGTCCGGCAAGATGGACAAGTCTAGCGATGCCATCAAAAATGGCGCTGAATCCATTGGTTCGCTTCTTTCCAATTTTGCACCCTTATGACATTGGAAGGAACGGCTTTGCGATTATAAGGGGTGTCAAATAACAGCACGGGAATTTTCAGTTCTTCCGCAAGTTCCACCGCATTATCGTGCTTATCTTCAAAAAATACTTCAATGCGGTATTTTTTCGCAGCCTCCAATTTATTGTGGCTGCCGATCAATTCAATGTGATCATAAGGCACCTGATGCTCTTCAAACCAACGTTTTGTTACGTCATACAAGTGCTGGTCCCGCGCGGAAATATAATATAACTCATATTGTTTATGCCAATGGTTTAAAATTCTTTGGGCATCGTTGGCAATTTTGCTTACAGAGTAGAGATACGGTTCATTTTCTTTGAACCATCGCGCAAACTCGTTCCGGTCAACGGGGTGGGGGAAAGCGCTTAAA includes:
- a CDS encoding 23S rRNA methyltransferase, producing MRRMHCFFALIFFIFLLAGCSDIKEAVSGIHTQAEKAKSGLTVDAYSLREFEIEYNDETFTVEELFKTILRDVQWEYEKNQNQHQLLIKGTWKEPLFDYLQLSDEVKEELATTGKILITLTFEEDQLVPGETTVTMKLKEDTLVDEKGEDILHYFYDIYLGEKM